The following is a genomic window from Bordetella sp. H567.
AGATCATCTACACCACCAATGCCATCGAGAGCTTGAATGCGCAATTGCGCCGATCGGTAAAGACCCGTGGACACTTCCCCAGTGACGACGCCGCAACCAAGTTATTGTGGTTAGTCCTGCGCAATATCACGGGCACCTGGGGCTGCGCCACGCACGACTGGAGGTTGGCCATGAACCAGTTTGCCATCATCTATGCAGAACGCTTCACCGACCCATATCACTGAAGTAGCATGAACCTGGAGAGTCAGAAACACGACGACGTTCAAATGCCTCAAACACAAAAATCCTGACAGTCCCGCGCCGAGGGTGCCAATAAGCGGAATCCCCGCATGCCACAACCGCCCACAATATCCACGACACGTCGCGCCACAACGCCGGCTGCATACCGCAGCCGCGTAGGCGCTTCGGGGCCGCGCTGGGCGGTCCCGAAGCGACGGGCAATCCAAGATCTTCCATCGCCGAAACGCACAACCCCACGAAGTGCCAAGCACACAACCCGTTCCAGCGGCGGGTGAATAAGGCACAACGGAGTCCGTCGGGGGTGAGGCCTGTCGGGGCCGGCCCGTTGAGGGCGAACGAGCGGGTACCGAAGGGAGCCGAGGCGCGGACGCCATCAAGAAAAACACCGGCACCGAACGCCCGGCGGACGAGGTCAGCGATGTGGTGTCGGGCGCCCGCGCGCCCGACCGCCCGATCGGGCCGGCCCCGACAGGCCTCACCCCCGACGGACGGCACGAGCACGACACCCACCGCCAGCAAGCTCTCCGGACAACGCCGAATCCACCGCCAAGACGACCTCCAGGATCCCCAAGTCCCGACGATGCACCGCACCAATCCCCCTATGCGAAAATCCATCGTCATGCCACGCCGCATCCCTCCGCTGAATGCCCTGCGGGCGTTCGAGACCGCCGCCCGGCATCGCAGCCTGAGCAAGGCGGCCAGCGAGCTTGCGGTATCGCAAGCTGCCGTCAGCCGCCACGTCAAGTTCCTGGAGGAATACCTGGGCGTGCGGCTGTTCGACCGCCGCCCTTCTTCGTTGCAGCTCACCGCCACTGGCAAAGCCTATTCGCAGCGCCTGACGCGGGCCTTCAACGAGATCGCCTCCGCCACCGACCAGACGGTGGACGCCGCCGGCAAGCAGCGCCTTTCCCTGCGCGCGTATTCCACCTTCATGCTGCGATGGCTGCTGCCCCGCCTGCCGGACTTCCAGCTCAAGCATCCACGCATAGAACTGAACATCACGACGGCCATCGAAGCCCCGGATTTTTCCCGCGACGGTATCGACGTCGCCATCCGCTATGGCAAGGGCGCCTGGCCCGGGCTGTATGCGCAGAAACTGTTCAGCGATGCGCTGCGGCCTTTCTGTACGCCGGGCTACGTCCAGCGCATGGGCGGCATCACGCTGGACAAGCTGCGCGACTGCACGCTGCTGCATCACTCGCGGCGCACCGAAGACTGGCGTGACTGGCTGGACGCCGCTCGGTCACCGCCCCTGGAGCTGGACACCGGCATGTTCTTCGACGACCTGCTGCTGGTGCACGAGGCAGCGCTACGCGGGTTGGGTATCGGCATCACGCAAGAGAAATACATCGAAGCGGAGTTGGCCAACGGTACGCTGGTTTGCCCCTTCGATACCGTACTGTGCCGTGAAGTCGGCTACTACGCCGTTTGCCGTGCCGGGGCCAAGGACCAGCCCGGCATCGAGGAATTCCTGGGATGGCTGGCCGGCGTCTCCGGCCAGGCGCCGCCACCCTGACATCGTGGATGGCGCCCCGGAGGCCGCAGCCGATAGAATGCGCCTTATTGGTGCATCGGCGGGCGATGCGCCGTCCCGTGTTTTCATCACCACAGGCACGCCTATGTATCCCACCGTCGCCGGCGACGCGCAAGCGCCGCGCAAGCCCATCACCTTGGCCACGCTGACCGCCATGCACCAGCGCGGCGAGAAAATCGCCATGCTCACCTGCTATGACGCCAGCTTCGCCTCGCTGCTGGACCAGTGCGGCGTCGACATCCTGCTGATCGGGGATTCGCTGGGCAATGTCGTGCAGGGGCAATCGTCCACCCTGCCCGTCTCGCTTGAACACATGGTCTATCACACCGAATGCGTCGCGCGCGGCAACAAGACTGCGTGGGTGCTGGCCGATCTGCCTTGGGGCAGCTATCACGAATCGCCCGCGCAGGCCTATGCCAGCGCCGCGCGGCTGATGGCGGCCGGTGCGCAGATGGTCAAGGTGGAGGGCATGGACGGCAGGACGCCGTGGATGTCGGACATCGTCGCCTTCCTGACGGAACGCGGCATACCGGTATGTGCGCACATGGGCCTGACGCCGCAATTCGTGCATGCCCTGGGCGGCTATCGGGTGCAGGGCAAGGACGAGGCCGGCGCGGCGCACCTGAAGCAGCAGGCCCGCGTCATGCGCGACGCCGGCGCCAGCATGCTGCTGTACGAGATGGTGCCCGCCGCGCTGGCGGCCGAGATCACGGCGGATGTGAACATTCCCACCATCGGCATCGGCGCGGGCGCGGGATGTTCGGGACAGGTGCTGGTGCTGCACGACATGCTGAATGTATTCCCGGGCCGCAAGGCGCGTTTCGTGCGCAACTTCATGGAAGGCGCGAGCAGCATCCAGGAAGCCGTCCAGGCCTATGTCCGCGCGGTGAAGGACGGCAGTTTCCCGGCGCAGGAACATTCCTATTGAGCGACGGCGGCCCTGATCCGGGAGCCCGCGTGATGGCACGTTGCGAAAGCGCCGCGCCGGATGACCGGGTGGCGGATGGCTTCGCGTCTAAGGGCATCATGGCGCAAGGCCGCGTGCCGGAAGGCGCCGGCGTATCGCCCCGCGCCGGATCGCCCTGGGTTTCATCGCGCCACCGGCGCATATCGTCCGCAGGCCGGCGTGAGGGCGCGAAGACTTGACATCACACGGTGTAATTTCGCGCCAGCCGGCCGCCATCGATACATCACACCGTGTAGTTCAGCGCCAGCCGCCCGCCATCGATATACAGCGTTTCGCCCGTGATATAGCTGGACGCGTCGCTCAGCAGATAAGCGACGGCATCGGCGACTTCGGCGGGTTCGCCCAGGCGGCGCATCGGCGTGCGGCTCATCAAGCGGGCACGCGTGGTTTCGTCGGCCAGCACGGCCTTGCGCGCCAGTTCGGTGGCGATGGTACCTGGGCCCACCGCGTTGACGCGGATGCCGTGGTCGACCAGCGCCAGCGCCATGACGCGCGTCAATTGCGCCAGCCCACCCTTGCTGACGTTGTACGAAGCGATCGTGGGGATGGCCATGACGGCATTCACCGAGCTCATGTGCACGATGGCGCCGCCGCCCTGCTCCACCATGACGCGCGCTACCGCCTGGCCCACCAGGAAGGCGCCCTTCAGGTTGACGTTGAGCACCGCATCCCAATCGTCTTCCGTGATGTCCAGGAAGTTGGATGTACGAACGATGCCCGCGTTGCTGACGAGCTGGTCGATGCGTCCGTAGGCTTGCCGGGTCGCCGCCACGGCGGCTTGCACCGATGCCTTGCTGGCGACATCGCAATGGATATAAGTAACGCGTGCGCCGTCGCGTGACAGCGCGTCGGCCAGGGCCTGGCCCGGCGCGTCGGCAACGTCCCAGATGGCCACGGCGGCGCCGGATTGCGCCAGGCGGCGCACGCAGGCCTCGCCTATACCCTGCGAGCCGCCGGTCACCACCGCGACCTTGCCCTGGAAATCGAATACGGTATTGCTCATCGAGAGTCTCCTGTAGCGGCGCGCGGGCGCCGTTTCACTATCCTGCCATCATCGCGGTCGTGGCGGATCCGCGGCGTGCTGGCGTCCTGGTATCCCGCTATCCCGGTATCCCGGCGCCCCGGCACCCCGGCACCCCCGGCACCCCGACACCCCGACACCGCAGCACCGAGACATCCCGGCATCCCAGCAACCCAGCAACCCGGAGTCACGGCATCCCGGCGTCACCGCTTCATGGCCATGGGTCAACGCTCCACCGTGCGATTCCAGCGCGCGTTGAAGGCGGCGCGCGTGGCGTTGATGGCGTCCCAGTCCAGCACCTTGGCGGTTTCCATATAGGTCTGGAACTGCTTCAGCATATCCTGGTTCGCGGGATCGGCCTGCACCTTGCGGTTGGACGGGAAGTGTCCGCCGTATTTCAGCGCATTGGCCTGCGCCTGCGGCGACAGCAGGTACAGCGCCAGCTTCTGCGCCAGGTCCGGCTCGCTATTGTTCGCGATGACGCATTCGCCCACCATCAGGATGACGGAACCTTCCTTGGGCTGGACGTATTCCACCGGGATATCGCGCTTCTGCAGGCGCGCGATGGCGGTGGGCGTCAGCGGGAAAATCGCCGCCTCGTCGGATTGGATCATTTCCGCGAGCTTGGCGGAATTCGGGATGTACTCCAGCACGTTGGGGCCTATCGTGCTGCTCCATTTGGCGAAGCCGGGATCCGTGTGCTGGTCGTCGCCGCCTTCGATGCGGTTGAACATCAGGAAGGCATGCAGGCCGAACGTACTGTTCGAGGCGGACTGGAAAACCACCTTGCCCTTGTATTTGGGATCGGCCAGATCCATCCACGACGTGGGCGCGGCCCAGCCGTTCTTCTTGAACAGGCGCGTGTTGTAGCCCAGGCCCGTCATGCCCATGTCGATGCCGGCGGCCATGCCGTCCTTCATGACGGCCGTCGGATACAGGTCCTTCAGCACGGGATCGTCGCGCAGCTTTTCGCACAAGCCCATGGACGCCGCGCGCGCCATCACGCCGTCGTCCAGGAACATGACGTGCATCTGCGGGGAACCCTTGTAGGCCTGGGCCTTGGCCAGCACTTCGGTGGAGGTGCCGGGCACCACCACGATCTTGGCGTTGTTGGCCTTTTCGAAATCATGGAAGACGTACTGCGTGAACGCGCGTTCCATATCGCCGCCATTCATGCCCACGTACAGCGTTTTCTGCTGCGCCCAGGCGCTGGCGGGCAGGACCGACAAGGCGGCCAGCAGGGCGGCGCCGGCCAGCCACGGGGCGCGGGATTTGCGATCGGGATTCCGTTTGCTCATGTCGACTCCAGCGGGTGCCCATGGCCATGTTCCGTGTGGTCCGCGGCCGCATGAGCGTCGGCTGCGTAACGGTCGATGCGGAATGCATCAATGGGGATAGCGGTGCGGCCGGTGGCGGCCAGGTCGGCCAGGACCTCGCCCGCGGCGGGGCCGATCTGGAACCCCGCGCCGGAAAAACCGAAGGCATGGAACAGCCCGGGCGTGGTGCGGCTGGGGCCGAGCACCGGGTTGTGGTCCGGCATGCTGCCTTCCACGCCGGACCAGAAGCGGATGATGTGCGCGCCGCGCAGCGCGGGCAGCAGATCGGCCGCCTTCGCGACCAGCGTACCGATCTGCGCGCGGCCCGGCCGGGCGAAATCCGGGTGGACCGATACGCCGCGGCCGCCGCCGATGACGCAATTGCCGCGGTCCACCTGGCGCGCATAGACGCCGCCGCCCTGCACACCCAGACTGACGGTCATGAAGCGCGGCAGCGGTTCGGTCACCATCATGAGTGGATGGATGGAGGCTTCCGGCACGGGTTCGCCGAACGCGGCGGCGAAGCGGCCGGCCCAGGCGCCGGCGCAATTGAGCAGGATGCGGGATCGGACTTCCAGCATATCGGCGGCCCGCAGCACGAAGCGTTGGCCATCATGCGCGGCGCTGTCGATGCGGGTGTGCTCGTGCACGGCGGCGCCCGCGCGGCGCGCGGCCTGCGCGAATGCGGGCGACACCAGCCGCGGATTGGCGTGGCCGTCCTCTGGGCAGAAGGAGCCGCCGACCACGCTGCTGCCCAGCCAGCCGAAGCGGCGATCCAGCGCGGCGCGATCCAGCATCTGCAGCTGCATGCCGAAGCCGCGCGTGCCGGCGCGATAGCGTTCGAGTTCGGCCAGGTCGGCATCGGTATAGGCCAGCTTCAGGTGGCCGGAGCGCTGGTATTCACCGTCGATGCCGATCAGGCCGCGCAGATCGCCCCACAGGGCGTGCGCACGCTGCGTCAGCGGCATCTGGGCCAGGGGCCGGCCCTGGCGCCGCACGCCGCCATAGTTCACGCCGCTGGCCTTGGCGCCGCAGGCGGCGGCGTCCAGCAGCACCACCGGCACGCCGCGCCGCCGCAGGAACAGGGCGGCGCTGGCGCCGACGATGCCGCCGCCGATGATGGCGACCTCGGTTTCCAGGCGTTCCATCAGCGCCTGCCCGGCCCGGACATCCCCATCGCGCCCGCCACGCCGGCGGCTGGCAGCGCAGGCACGTCCGGGGCGTCCATGGAGAACAGCGAGATGGGTATGGGCTTGATGGGGGGCTGGGCACGCAGCCAACCCACCTGCGGCAGCGCCACGCCGCTGGCGCGCGCCAGCACTTCGGCGGCCGCCGCGCCGCACATGCGGCCCTGGCAGCGCCCCATGCCAACGCGGGTCAGCGACTTGCCACGGTTCAGTTCGCGCGCGCCGTCGATCTGCGCCGACGCGCGCAAGGCCCCCACCGTGATTTCCTCGCAGCGGCACAGGATGACGTCGTCGCCCAGCGACGCGGCCCAGTCCACCGGGAAGGGAAACGCCCGTTCCAGCGCATCGCGCACGCGCTCCTGCCGCGCCAGCTTGCGCTGCAGCGCCGCGGCGCGCGCGGTGTCGGTGCGCACGCCGGCGTCTTCCAGCAAGGCCAGCGCGGCGCGCTCGCCGGCCAGTTCCGCCGCGTCCGCGCCCGCGATGCCGGCACCGTCGCCGGCCAGGTACACGCCGGGTACCGATGCGCGGCCGGCGGCGTCGCGACGGGGCAGCCAAGCCCTATCACGTTCGTGATAATCGAAACGGCAACCGGCGACCGCGGCCAGCTGCGTTTCCGCGCGCAGCCCCAGGCCATAGGCGACGGCATCGCACGCAATGCGCAGGGACTTGCCGCCGCCGTCGCCGTGGGCCTGGCGGCACACGACGCCGGACACCTCTTCGTAGCCGATGACGTGATCGGGCCGCACATCGCTGTAGAGGGGAACGCCGTGCAGGCGCAGCCAGCCCAGGGTGTAGAGGCCCTTGGCCACGAGTCCCGGCGTGCGCATCATGCCGGGCAAGGCGGCCAGGCGGTCGGTGCTTGCCGACGTATCGAGCACCGCGGCCACCTCGGCACCAGCCTTGGCGTACTGGTAGGCCACCAGGTACAGCAGCGGGCCGGTGCCCATGAAGGCCACGCGCCGGCCGATGCCGCAGCCCTGGAACTTCAGGGCGACCTGCGCGCCGCCCAGCGTATAGACGCCCGGCAAGGTCCACCCGGGAAAGGGCAGCACGCGGTCCGTGGCGCCGGTGGCCAGGATCAGGTGCGTATAGTCCACCGTCTCGTTCCTGCCGTCGCGCAGCACGTCCAGCACGCCATCCTCGCAATTCCATACCAGCGCGCCGGGCCGGTAGTCGATCGCGGGTATCAGCGCCTGCATGGCGCCGTGCAGCCGCGCCGCCTTGCGGTGTTCGAAGCCGTAGAGCTCGCGTCCGGAACGCTGGAAGCCCGCCGGCGGCTGGCGGTAGATCTGGCCTCCCGCGCGCGGCGCTTCGTCCAGGACGATGGGCCGCAGGCCGGCGGCCACCAGGGCCTGCGCGGCGCGGATGCCGGCCGGCCCGGCGCCGACGATGACGGGGCGCGTGTCACGCATGGCGGACCTCCCGGGGGGCGAACGACAACGGGCGCGTGTCACGCATGGCGGTCCTCCTGGTGCGCGCCGGACACCAGGCGCATGCCGGGCTCGATGAAGGTGGAACAGGCGCGCAGGCGGGTGCCGTCTTCCAGCTGCATCCAGCAATCCTGGCAGGCGCCCATGAGGCAGAAGCCGGCGCGCGGTGCGCCACTGAATTCGGTTTCGCGCAGGCGGCCGGCCTGTGTCAGCACGGCGGTCAGCACCGTGTCGCCCGCCAGCGCGCACGCGGGCCGGCCGTCCAACACGAAATGCACGGGCGCCCGGTCTCGTTCGGAGAGCCGGGTCAGCAGCGATGGCGTCGCGGGCGCGTTCATCGCTGCCCCACCAGGACGCGGTCCAGGCCATACACGCGGTCCAGCAGCAGCATGGCGACGGTGGTCAGCGCGATCACGGTTGCCGAGACCGCAGCCATCATGGGGTCGATGGACTCGGTGGCGTACATGTACATGCGCACGGGCAGCGTCACCGTGGCAGGCGCGGTGATGAACACGGACATGGTGAGTTCGTCGAAGCTGTTGATGAAGGCCAGCAGCCAGCCGCCGAAGACGCCCGGCACGATCAACGGCAGCGTGACGCGGAAGAAAACCGTGGCGCGGTTGGCGCTGAGCGACAGCGCCGCGTGTTCGATGGACCGGTCGAAGCCCGTGAGCGAGCCCACCAGCAGGCGCAGCACGTAGGGCGTGACGATGACGACGTGGCTGGCCACCAGCCAGGCGAAGCTGCCGCTGCTGCCGATCAGCGCGAAAAAGCGCATTAGCGCCACGCCCAGCACCAGGTGCGGAATCATCAGCGGCGACAGCAGCAGGCCATTCAGCACGTCACGCCCGGGAAAGCGATAGCGCGTGATGGCACTGGCGGCCGGCACCGCCAGGCCCACCGCCAGCGTGGCCGACAGCGTGGCCAGTAGCAGGCTGTTGCGGAAGGACTGCATGAAGTCAGCGTGCGCGAAAAGCGCGCGGAACCAGCGCAGGGAAAAATCATGCGTGGGGATGCTCAGCGTGGACGCCGGCGTGAACGCGACCAGGCAGACGACGACGAGCGGCGCCAGCACGAACGCCACCACCAGGGCATTGAAGGCGAGCGCGATGGGGCCGTTCCTAAGCATGCCCGACTCCGGCCGGCGCGCAATCACGGCGCATTTGCACCGCGTCCGGCGTTGAGGTCCATTCTTTCGCGCACATGCTCATTCCCCTGTCGATCGCCTCAGCCCAGGCTGCGGCGATACGATCGCTCGATGACGCGGTTGTAGGCCATCATGATGATGACGTTGGCGGCCAGCAGCAGGATCGCCAGCGTGGCGCCCAGCGGCCAATTCAGCTCGGTCAGGAATTCGTCGTACACGATCGTGGCGACCATCTTCAGGCGGCGTCCGCCCAGCAGCGCCGGGATGGCGAAGGAGCTGGCGCTCAGGCCGAAGACGATCAGGCTGCCCGACAGCACGCCCGGCATGCATTGCGGCAGCACGACGCGCAGCAGGGTCTGCAGGCGCGATGCGTTCAGCGAATAGGCGGCGTGTTCGACGGACGGATCCAGTTTCTGCAGCGAGGTCCACACCGGGATGATCATGAAGGGCAGCATGATGTGCACCAGGCCGATCACGATGGCGGTGGGCGTGTACAGCAGGGATCCCCAGCCCAGTGCCTGGGCGGCCTGTCCCAGCAGCCCGGTGGGCCCCAGCAGCATGCTCCAGCCGAAGGCCCGCACCACCAGCGATATCAGCAGCGGCGACAGCACCGCCAGCAGGAACACCGACCGCCAGGGCGCGCGCATGCGGCTCAGGATATAGGCCTCGGGCACGCCCACGGCCACGCAGATCGCCGTCGTCAGCACGGATATCCATAGCGTGCGCCAGAAGATCCCCAGGAAATACGGGTCGCTCAGCACCGTGGCGTAGTGGTGCAGCGTCAGGCCGGACTGGATGCCGGTGTTGTAGTCGAAAGGCCGGAAGGTCAGGACGAAAGTCAGGCCCAGCGGCGTCAGCACCAGCGCCAGGAACAGCACGCCGATGGGGATGGCGCCCAGCATGGCTGGCAGGCCGTCCAGCCTGCGCCGCGGTGCCGGTGCAACGGCGCCGATCGCGCGCCCTCCGGGCGGCCGGGGAGCGGCGCTCATACCGAAGCCTCCACTCCCGGCAACACCCGCACGACGTCGGGCTGCCAGTCCACGCCGATGCGGTCGCCGTCGCCGTGCGGGGCGCGGCCGTCGTTGGGCGTGAGGACCGTCAGCACGCCCAGCGGCGTATCCAGTTCGTACATCCACTGGCTGCCCAGGAAGTAGCGCACGGTCACCGTGCCGGTCAGCCTGCCCTGCCCGGCGGCGACGGGGCGCAGCTTTTCGGGACGCAGGCAGAGGCGCACGGCTTCGCCCTGGCGCAGCCCCTGGCCGTCCACGTCCATACACAGTTCGCCGCTGCGCACCTCGGCGCGCGCGCCGGCGCGCGTCACGGTGCCGGCCAGGAAGTTGGTCTTGCCGACGAAGCGGGAGATGAATTCGCTGCCGGGATGCTCGTACATCCGGTAGGGCGGATCGACCTGCGTGGCGCGACCTTCCTGCATGACGACGACACGGTCGCTGATCGACAGCGCTTCGGCCTGGTCGTGCGTCACCATCAGCGTGGTGGTGCCGGTCTTGCGCTGGATGGCGCGCAGTTCGAACTGCATGTCCTCGCGCAGCTTGGCATCCAGATTGGAGAGCGGCTCGTCCAGCAGCAGCACCGGCGGGCGTATGACCAGTGCGCGCGCCAGCGCCACCCGCTGCCGCTGGCCGCCGGACAATTCGCGCGGATAGCGGTCGCCATGCTGGTCCAGTTTCACCAGGGCCAGCGCCTCGCGGGTACGTTCGCGGCGTTCCGACCGGCCCACTTTGCGCATCGCCAGGCCGAAGGCGACGTTGTCTTCCACCGTCAGGTGGGGAAAGAGCGCATAGGTCTGGAACACGATGCCCAGCCCGCGCGTGTTCGGGGCCACATGGGTGATGTCGCGGCCGTCCAGCACGACGCGGCCGCGCGTGACGTCGGCGAAGCCGGCGATCATCTGCAGCGTGGTGGTCTTGCCGCAGCCCGAGGGGCCCAGCAGGGAAACGAATTCGCCCTGCTCGACGGACAGGTCGAGATCCCGCACCACGTGCAGATCGCCGTAGTCCTTGGACAGTTTTTCCAGGCGAAGAAATGACATGACCAACCCTGCCGTCTCCATGGTGGGCGGCCGTCCGGCCTGGTCGACCCGCCCATTCAACGCAAGGGCAGTCTAGGAGGCCAATGGAATGCCGGTCAATGGGGTTTTTCCGTACAGCCGATTATTTCTTTATTTCTTTCCATAGAATAGAATTACAACGGGTTCACATGGCTAGATTTATCCGATCCAACGGAATCCAGAATGGCTACTTCCGAACCGCGGGAAAACGATTCGAACGCGCAGGGCGTGCTGCAGCGCGCCTTCACCGTGCTGCGGGCGCTGGCCGACGCCAAGGGCGAACCGCTGCGCCTGACCGAAATCGCCAAGCGCACCGGCCTGGCTCCGGCCACGGCGCACCGGGTGCTGCAGGCGCTGGTCCAGGAAGACGCGGTGGAACAGCCGCCCGGCAGCAAGGCCTATCAGCTCAGCGTGGCGCTTTACGCCCTGGGGTCGGCGGCCGGCAGCCACCGGTCCAATCTGCGGGAGATCTACCGGCCGTCCATGCTGCGGCTGTGCGGCATGCTCAGCGACACGATCTTCATCCTGGTGCGCCAGGGCTTCGACGCCATCTGCCTGGATCGCATCGACGGCCCCTTCCCGGTGCGCTCCCACACCGGCGACATCGGCGGCCGGGTACCCCTGGGCCTGGGCCAGGCGGGGCTGGTCCTGCTGGCAAGCCTGCCGCCCGCCGAGCGCGAGGAAGTCATCCGCTTCAACATCCCGCGTCTGCATCACCTGGGCTTCATCGACGAGATCTCGATGCGGGTAAGGATCAAGCAGTGCCTGGAATCCCGCTACGCCTATAGCGACGGGCCCGGTCTGTATCCCGGCATCGCGGGGTTGTCCGTTCCCATCGAGGATCGCAACGGCGACACGGTGGCGGCACTCAGCGTCGCGGCCCCCCAAGAACGCCTCAGTGGCGAACGGCTGCCGCTGATCGTGGAAATGCTGCACAAGGAGGCGCGCGCGATCGGCGCGCAGATCAATCCCTTCGATCCCGCCCTGCGCCGGCCCAGCCAGTTCCTGGGACGGGGCAATCGGGAATAGCGTCCATAACAACTTCAAGGTTGTTATGGGGAAATACAACCTTCGGGTAGTAGACGTCAAAAAGCTTGTGCAGCAGGCGAATGAGGCGGGTTGACGGCGGGTCTGCTGCTGCGTGATCGGGGCGGTTTGCTGGCGGTCGTTGGATTTCTATTGCCGTCCGTCGGGGGTGAGGCCTGTCAGGGCCGGCCCGATCGGGCGGTCCGGCCCGCGGGGGCCGGACACCGCTGCGCTCACCTCGTTCGGCGGCCGCTCCCTGTTTGGGTTCTTCTTGATGACGTCCGCGGCACGCCTGCCTTCGGTATCCGCTTGCTCGCCCTCAACGGGCCGGCCCGGGACTGTCAGGATTTTTGTGTTTGAGGCATTTGAACGTCGTCGTGTTTCTGACTCTCCAGGTTCATGCTACTTCAGTGATATGGGTCGGTGAAGCGTTCTGCATAGATGATGGCAAACTGGTTCATGGCCAACCTCCAGTCGTGCGTGGCGCAGCCCCAGGTGCCCGTGATATTGCGCAGGACTAACCACAATAACTTGGTTGCGGCGTCGTCACTGGGGAAGTGTCCACGGGTCTTTACCGATCGGCGCAATTGCGCATTCAAGCTCTCGATGGCATTGGTGGTGTAGATGATCTTTCGGATCGCCGGGGGAAACGTAAAGAACGGGATCACGCGGTCCCAGGCGCGATGCCAGGTCTGGGCGATGGTCGGATATCTTTGGCCCCAACTGCCTTGCTCGAACACTGCCAGCGCCGCTTGCGCAGCCTCCACGGTCGGTGCGGTGTAGATCGGCCTGAGAGCCGCAGCCACTATCCGGCGCTCCTTCCAGCTCGCATATTCGACGCTACTGCGCATCAGATGCACGATGCACGTTTGCAGTGTGGTGCTTGGAAATACCGCGTTCAGCGCCTGCTCCATCCCCTTTAAGCCGTCGGTGACCGCGATCAGGATATCCAGCGTGCCCCGAGTCTTGAGTTCGTTGAACACCTTCATCCAGAACTTCGATCCCTCGGTCTGCTCGATCCACAGGCCCAGGATGTCACGAGTGCCGTCCGGCAGGATCGCCAGCGCCAGGTACACCGCCTTGTTGCGTACCACGCCATCTTCGCGGATCTTCACCCGCAACGCGTCGAAGAACACCACCGGATACATGGTCTCCAAAGGGCGGTTCTGCCAGGCGATCACCTCTTCCATAACCGCGTCGGTCACCGAACTGATGAACTCGGGCGAGACTTCCGTGCCGTACTGCTCAAGCAGAAAACCTTGGATCTCG
Proteins encoded in this region:
- a CDS encoding ABC transporter permease, encoding MLRNGPIALAFNALVVAFVLAPLVVVCLVAFTPASTLSIPTHDFSLRWFRALFAHADFMQSFRNSLLLATLSATLAVGLAVPAASAITRYRFPGRDVLNGLLLSPLMIPHLVLGVALMRFFALIGSSGSFAWLVASHVVIVTPYVLRLLVGSLTGFDRSIEHAALSLSANRATVFFRVTLPLIVPGVFGGWLLAFINSFDELTMSVFITAPATVTLPVRMYMYATESIDPMMAAVSATVIALTTVAMLLLDRVYGLDRVLVGQR
- a CDS encoding ABC transporter permease, with amino-acid sequence MSAAPRPPGGRAIGAVAPAPRRRLDGLPAMLGAIPIGVLFLALVLTPLGLTFVLTFRPFDYNTGIQSGLTLHHYATVLSDPYFLGIFWRTLWISVLTTAICVAVGVPEAYILSRMRAPWRSVFLLAVLSPLLISLVVRAFGWSMLLGPTGLLGQAAQALGWGSLLYTPTAIVIGLVHIMLPFMIIPVWTSLQKLDPSVEHAAYSLNASRLQTLLRVVLPQCMPGVLSGSLIVFGLSASSFAIPALLGGRRLKMVATIVYDEFLTELNWPLGATLAILLLAANVIIMMAYNRVIERSYRRSLG
- a CDS encoding ABC transporter ATP-binding protein, with protein sequence MSFLRLEKLSKDYGDLHVVRDLDLSVEQGEFVSLLGPSGCGKTTTLQMIAGFADVTRGRVVLDGRDITHVAPNTRGLGIVFQTYALFPHLTVEDNVAFGLAMRKVGRSERRERTREALALVKLDQHGDRYPRELSGGQRQRVALARALVIRPPVLLLDEPLSNLDAKLREDMQFELRAIQRKTGTTTLMVTHDQAEALSISDRVVVMQEGRATQVDPPYRMYEHPGSEFISRFVGKTNFLAGTVTRAGARAEVRSGELCMDVDGQGLRQGEAVRLCLRPEKLRPVAAGQGRLTGTVTVRYFLGSQWMYELDTPLGVLTVLTPNDGRAPHGDGDRIGVDWQPDVVRVLPGVEASV
- a CDS encoding IclR family transcriptional regulator; translation: MATSEPRENDSNAQGVLQRAFTVLRALADAKGEPLRLTEIAKRTGLAPATAHRVLQALVQEDAVEQPPGSKAYQLSVALYALGSAAGSHRSNLREIYRPSMLRLCGMLSDTIFILVRQGFDAICLDRIDGPFPVRSHTGDIGGRVPLGLGQAGLVLLASLPPAEREEVIRFNIPRLHHLGFIDEISMRVRIKQCLESRYAYSDGPGLYPGIAGLSVPIEDRNGDTVAALSVAAPQERLSGERLPLIVEMLHKEARAIGAQINPFDPALRRPSQFLGRGNRE
- a CDS encoding IS256 family transposase, with translation MATKQKAPPRELPSIPANLMDEFVKGPMTPESVQDLSMAFKKALIERALGAEMGQHLGYGAGTDPPEGSTNHRNGTSGKTVITDDGPLRVDIPRDRQGSFAPILIPKHKRRFTGFDDKIIAMYARGMTVREIQGFLLEQYGTEVSPEFISSVTDAVMEEVIAWQNRPLETMYPVVFFDALRVKIREDGVVRNKAVYLALAILPDGTRDILGLWIEQTEGSKFWMKVFNELKTRGTLDILIAVTDGLKGMEQALNAVFPSTTLQTCIVHLMRSSVEYASWKERRIVAAALRPIYTAPTVEAAQAALAVFEQGSWGQRYPTIAQTWHRAWDRVIPFFTFPPAIRKIIYTTNAIESLNAQLRRSVKTRGHFPSDDAATKLLWLVLRNITGTWGCATHDWRLAMNQFAIIYAERFTDPYH